The sequence below is a genomic window from Bradyrhizobium septentrionale.
ACTACGGAATGTACGAGCGCGCTGAGGCGCCGCAGTATTATCCGCCGGTGCAGAGACCTTAGACGGACAAGGCGATGCCGGCTTTCCTTCGCCACAAGTGCGAGGTGGTGATCTGGAACGCTCGTCCCAGCCTGTCGTTGATATGCGAAAGGCACTGGCGAGGCGACGTCATGATCCGCAAATTGCGTTCCGGCGAGTACCGGCTGTATTCCCGCAACGTCAATCCGAAGACCGGCAAGCGCCGCAATCTCGGCACGTTCAAGTCGCGCACGGCGGCGGAGAAGCACGAGCGCGACGTGCAGTATTTCAAACGGCACTAATTTGCGGGTTTACGGCGCGGGGCAGGCCGCGCCGGACTTCACCCAGGCCTCGACCAGCGCGCCGGCCTGCGCCTGCGTGCCCGGTGCGGGTGAGCGGCCGAAGCCGGGATGCCAGGCCCAGCCCACCAGCGTGTCCTTGCCGATATGATCGATCAGTTCCTCGACCTTGCGGCCGCCATTGCGCGCGGGATCCCTGATCTGCGCGCAGATCTCGCCGACTGTCTTTCCGGCCCACGCCATCTCGCGCGGCGCGAGGTGCCATTCCGGGTGGCCCGGCACGCGCGCGGGCTCGAAATTGGCGTGCTTGTGACAGATCGAGCAACGCATTGCGCTGGCGCCGTGGCCGTCGGCGCCGCGCGTGACCGGCGGCTGGTGCATGCGGCTGATGTCGCCTTGCCGCGGACTGTCGCCGGCGGGATGGCAATTTGTGCAGCGCGGATGCGTCAAAACCTTGCCGAGCTCGGTGAAGATCGCCGCGGAGCGCTGCTCGACATTCTCGATTCCGGCAAAGCTTTCCGGTGAGGCGAGGGCATGGCTGGCGCTCTGCGATGCCGCGTAGCCCGCGCATAGGCTGGTCGCGAGCGCCGTCAGCACTGCCATGATCCGAAACCGCGTGTCCGATGTCATCGCGCGCGGGCTCATTTGTTGGCGGTCAGATAGCGTTTGGAATCGGCGAGGATCACGTCGCGCACCGCCTGGTGATATTTGATGTAGCCGGTGCAGCGGCACAGATGGCCGTCGAGCGCATCGGCAATCACTGTCTCGAGCTGCTCCCGTGCCACCGGCGTCTTCGCCAACCGTTCGAGCAGAACCTGGCCTTCGTTGAGGAAGCCGGCCGTGCAGTAGCCGCACTGGAACGCGAAGTGGTCGATGAAGGCCCGCTGTAGCGCCGAGAGTTCGCCGTCCCTGGCGTGGCCCTCGACGGTGCGGATCGCCTTGCCGTCGAAATTCGCCGCCGGCACCACGCAGGTCGGGCTGGTGTAGCGAGCATCTCGCGCAGGAAATCGTTCATCGAGAGGTCGTCGCGGACCTCGACGGGGCCGTGCTTCTGGCCGTTGATGGTGAGGTTGAGCGTCGTCACGCAAGCGCTCCCTTGAGCAGGCTCGAGGTCACCGGCAATGAGCGGAAGCGGTGGCCGGTCGCGTCGTTGATGGCGTTGAGCAGCGCCGGCACGATCGGGATCATCACCACCTCGGCCATGCCCTTGGGCGGTTCGTCCGGCGTCAGCGGCGGCAGCATCTCGATCTCGAGATCGTGCAGTGGCAGGTCGGAGCCGCGCGCGATCAGGTATTGGCCGAGATTCCACTGCCCGTTGCCGGGGCCACCTTCGAACGGCGGCAGGGTTTCGAGCAGCGCGTAGCCGACGCCCATCGCGAAGCCGCCATGGGACTGGCCGAGCACGACTTCGGACACCAGCGCCTGGCCGCACTCGAACACGCTATAGGCCTTGGCGATGCGCAAGGTGCCGGTCGCGCGCTCGATCTCGACGCGTACCAGCGTGCCGCACATCGAGGTGTAGGCGGTGCCGATCCGGTTGTTGTCGGTCGGCGGGAACTTCACGCTGACGCGGTCGATCCGCTCGAATGCGCTGCGGCCGCGGCGGATCGCCAGCGCGTCGATCTCGGCGCGGTACTGCTCGCCGAACAGCGGGAAGCGCGCGCGCGACCAGGCCCAGCGCGAGAAGCTGTGCGCCACCGCGCCGGTGACGAAGCCGCGCGTGTGCGCGGTCGCCGCAAGCTTTGGCAATGGCAGCGGCGCGAGCTCGTCGAGCACAAGTTGCCCGTCCCGCCAGCGCGCCTTGTCCCATTGCCGGGCGCGCGGATCGGTCTTGCCGATCTGCCAGAGCTCGAGCGCCGCCGGCCACAGGCCGAAGCGGAAGATGATGCGGGCGGCCTCGGCCGACGAATGCGTGCCGACATGGGCGCCGATCGAGGCGCTGGTCGCCGAACTGATCGCGGGCACCCAGCGCGGGTTCTTCTCGGCGAGATCCTGGGTCTTCTGATCCATCGTGTAGGGATCGCCCGAGGTGACGAGCCCGAGCGCGTCGTAGCTGTCGACCCGGGAGACGGCGACCTCATCGGCGACGGCGCCAAGATGGCCCGCGACCCGGTTGGCAAGCGCCGTGCCGATGCCGTTGCCCATCTCGACGTGATCGCAGAAGATCGCGATCCGTCCCTCGGGATCGATCTCGACCCGGCCGAGCGAGCAATCCGCGCCCGCACCGTAATCCTTGGTGACGCAGGCGACGCCGGTGCCGATCAGCCGTCCCTCGGATGCGGTCTGCTTGAATTGCGCGCGCTGCTGCCAGATCGGATGCTTCTCGAGCTTGTCGAGGATTTCGGGTGTGCGCACCGAAACGATGTAGGGGTTGCCGGTCATGGTCCGGCCGTTCTGCTTCAGCGCGTTGTTGCGGCGGAACGCGATCGGGTCGACCTTGAGCTCGCTGGCGGCCTCGTCGATCAGGACTTCGAGCGCGGTCATGGTCTGCAGCGTGCCGTAGCCGCGCATCGAGCCTGCGGTGACGGCGCGCGAATGCAGCGCCACGGTGGTGACGTCCACCTTCGGGACGTCGTAGATGCCGATCGCCGCGGTCGCGGCGACGGTCGCGACGTTGGCGGAGAAATTGGCGAGCCCGCCGCCGTCGAGCACATGGTCGGCGGCGAACGCCGTGATCTTGCCGCTCGTGCGATCGATGCCGATCCGCGAGCGCATCTTGATCGGATGGCGTTTGATGCCGCCCTGAAATTGCTGGTAGCGGTCGTGCGCCAGCCGCACCGGCCGTCCCGGGAAGAACATCGCCGCCAGCGCGACGTACAGCACGAAGGGCGTATGGTCGCGGCCGCCGAAGCCGCCGCCGACATGGGCGAACTGCGCGTTGATGTGCGACGGCCGGTAGGGCGGGCGGGCCTTGCCCAGCATGAAGGCGATCGACTCGGTCGCCTCATAGGGCGACTGCACGCCGAGCACCAGTTCGAGATTGCCGCCCTTGTCGCTGTACCAGGCGAGCCCGCTCTCCGGCTCCAGGAACATCGGATCGACCGATTGCGTCTCGAACTCGCGGTCAAGCACGAGCTGCGACGGATCGTCCTTGGCGAGCTGGGCGCGGATCGCTTCGCCATGGGTTGCGGCCTTGGCGTAGTCGGCCTTGGTCTCCTTGGCGAGCGGCAGCCAGACCGGCAGCGCCGCGTTCTGGATCCGGCTCGGTGAGACCCAGCCGGCCAGGATCGGCGAATAGACGTCGGGCGCGTCAGGCGTGGCGCCGGCCACCCGCGTGAAGCGGTACGCGCCGTAATTCGGGATGACGACCGGTCCGGTCTCGTCGCCGAACTTGACGAAGCCGCCGTCACGCAGCGCGAGGCGCGCCCGGTCGAAGGTGTCGAACCGCTCGAAGATCAACAGCGCGACCGGCTGTCCGAGATAGAGCGGCGTCTTGCCGACCGGGCAGAACAGGTCGCCAGTGTAGAACTCCGGCACCCGCGTGCCGATGCGGTCGAGATCGGCTGCGGTCACGATAACCGACGGTTTCAGCGCGCCATCGAGGCGCGCGAGGTCCATGCCGGCATAGACATGCGTCGCGTCATCGGCGCGGACCAGAATGGCGTGCGAGGTGGTCGCGGGCCAGCCCGGCATGTCGGCGGCACGAAAGTCGGAGGCGTAGAGCTTGGCGCCGGTGACCTTGGCCACGCCGTCGACGCGGCCGGCGGCCGTCGCCGCCGGGTTGAAATGCCCGCGCCCGGGAAGCGTCTCGCGGCTCGCGAAGGTCGGTTCCTTGGCGAGCGCCAGATGCGACAGGCTGACCGAGATGCCGCCGGCCGACAACCACTTCACGAATTCGCGTCGCGAGGGCCGCATGGTGTGATCTCTCATCAACGCTTCGACGGCATATCGCGCCGGGGTTTATCGATCGGTGTGGCACACGCAAAA
It includes:
- a CDS encoding Isoquinoline 1-oxidoreductase subunit, with product MTSDTRFRIMAVLTALATSLCAGYAASQSASHALASPESFAGIENVEQRSAAIFTELGKVLTHPRCTNCHPAGDSPRQGDISRMHQPPVTRGADGHGASAMRCSICHKHANFEPARVPGHPEWHLAPREMAWAGKTVGEICAQIRDPARNGGRKVEELIDHIGKDTLVGWAWHPGFGRSPAPGTQAQAGALVEAWVKSGAACPAP
- a CDS encoding xanthine dehydrogenase family protein molybdopterin-binding subunit, with translation MRPSRREFVKWLSAGGISVSLSHLALAKEPTFASRETLPGRGHFNPAATAAGRVDGVAKVTGAKLYASDFRAADMPGWPATTSHAILVRADDATHVYAGMDLARLDGALKPSVIVTAADLDRIGTRVPEFYTGDLFCPVGKTPLYLGQPVALLIFERFDTFDRARLALRDGGFVKFGDETGPVVIPNYGAYRFTRVAGATPDAPDVYSPILAGWVSPSRIQNAALPVWLPLAKETKADYAKAATHGEAIRAQLAKDDPSQLVLDREFETQSVDPMFLEPESGLAWYSDKGGNLELVLGVQSPYEATESIAFMLGKARPPYRPSHINAQFAHVGGGFGGRDHTPFVLYVALAAMFFPGRPVRLAHDRYQQFQGGIKRHPIKMRSRIGIDRTSGKITAFAADHVLDGGGLANFSANVATVAATAAIGIYDVPKVDVTTVALHSRAVTAGSMRGYGTLQTMTALEVLIDEAASELKVDPIAFRRNNALKQNGRTMTGNPYIVSVRTPEILDKLEKHPIWQQRAQFKQTASEGRLIGTGVACVTKDYGAGADCSLGRVEIDPEGRIAIFCDHVEMGNGIGTALANRVAGHLGAVADEVAVSRVDSYDALGLVTSGDPYTMDQKTQDLAEKNPRWVPAISSATSASIGAHVGTHSSAEAARIIFRFGLWPAALELWQIGKTDPRARQWDKARWRDGQLVLDELAPLPLPKLAATAHTRGFVTGAVAHSFSRWAWSRARFPLFGEQYRAEIDALAIRRGRSAFERIDRVSVKFPPTDNNRIGTAYTSMCGTLVRVEIERATGTLRIAKAYSVFECGQALVSEVVLGQSHGGFAMGVGYALLETLPPFEGGPGNGQWNLGQYLIARGSDLPLHDLEIEMLPPLTPDEPPKGMAEVVMIPIVPALLNAINDATGHRFRSLPVTSSLLKGALA